A genomic stretch from Chitinophaga agri includes:
- a CDS encoding peptidylprolyl isomerase → MNKIFALSAGTLLLCQVAVAQKKMVADKIAAIVGDKIVLRSDIEGEMVNMQRSIPDGNLPPDAACLIMEQIISQKVMVMQAERDSLPVSDADVDGQIENRIRYFQDMYGSPEKMKEVTGYSIYQLKERFRQPIKEGLLAKAMQDKITSSVKVTPSEVKRYFDAIPKDSLQFYESELEIGQIVIQPKATKEMDQYAIDRLLEFKKQVQDKTSDFGRLAILYSEDPGAKENKGVYILNRNDKHWDPDFLSASFRLKENEISSPVKSQFGYHLIQCIKRQGDNITVQHILLRPNVTRSDLAEATKLLDSVRTVILNGKMTFSEAVTKYSTLPTSKFDGGMLQNKMNGTTYITIDQLDQPSERDIVLLLDTLKTGGISKPITYVDDDPNGRNGVRLVYLKTRTQPHRENMNDDYSRIQQRTLQLKQQDARDKWLREKIPTYYIHVDDEFRQCNHINQWMGGIAKQ, encoded by the coding sequence ATGAACAAAATTTTTGCACTTTCTGCAGGTACTTTACTACTGTGCCAGGTAGCCGTTGCCCAGAAGAAAATGGTGGCCGATAAAATAGCCGCGATTGTGGGCGACAAGATCGTACTAAGATCAGATATAGAAGGAGAGATGGTGAATATGCAACGTAGCATTCCAGATGGTAACCTGCCTCCTGATGCTGCCTGTTTGATCATGGAACAGATCATTTCCCAGAAAGTTATGGTAATGCAGGCAGAGAGAGACAGCTTACCTGTAAGTGATGCCGACGTAGACGGCCAGATCGAAAACCGTATTCGTTATTTCCAGGACATGTATGGTAGTCCTGAGAAAATGAAAGAGGTGACCGGCTATTCTATTTATCAGCTGAAAGAACGTTTCCGTCAGCCAATTAAGGAAGGCCTACTCGCTAAAGCAATGCAGGATAAGATCACCAGCTCCGTAAAAGTTACCCCTTCCGAGGTAAAAAGATATTTCGATGCTATTCCGAAAGACAGTCTCCAGTTCTATGAATCAGAACTGGAAATCGGTCAGATCGTAATACAGCCGAAAGCCACCAAAGAAATGGACCAGTATGCGATTGATCGTCTGCTGGAATTTAAGAAGCAGGTACAGGATAAAACCAGTGACTTTGGTCGTCTGGCCATCCTTTATTCTGAAGATCCGGGCGCTAAAGAGAATAAAGGCGTGTATATCCTGAACCGTAATGACAAACATTGGGATCCGGATTTCCTCTCCGCTTCTTTCCGACTGAAAGAAAATGAGATCTCGTCCCCGGTAAAGTCTCAGTTCGGTTATCACCTGATCCAATGTATTAAACGTCAGGGTGATAACATCACCGTACAGCATATCCTGCTTCGGCCAAACGTTACCCGTAGCGACCTGGCGGAAGCAACCAAACTGCTGGATAGCGTACGCACGGTGATCCTGAATGGTAAGATGACTTTCTCTGAGGCCGTGACGAAATACAGCACGCTGCCAACGTCGAAATTTGACGGCGGTATGCTGCAGAATAAAATGAACGGCACCACCTATATCACTATCGACCAGCTGGACCAGCCATCAGAAAGAGATATCGTATTGCTGCTGGACACCCTGAAAACAGGTGGTATTTCCAAGCCAATAACGTATGTTGATGATGATCCTAATGGCCGTAACGGTGTTCGTCTTGTTTATCTGAAAACACGTACACAGCCACACCGTGAGAATATGAACGATGACTATTCCCGCATCCAGCAACGTACACTTCAGTTGAAACAGCAGGACGCGCGTGATAAATGGTTAAGAGAAAAGATCCCGACATATTATATCCATGTAGATGATGAGTTCAGACAATGTAACCACATCAACCAGTGGATGGGAGGTATAGCAAAACAATAA
- a CDS encoding amidophosphoribosyltransferase, whose protein sequence is MEKQHNRGQDGAGIATVKLNTEPGVPFMHRLRSSAPQAIGDIFAKVRDEIDEIEKYQPEITKYPGLMKGHIRFLGELLMGHLRYATQGKNNVELCHPFVRHNTIPARNLALAGNFNLVNVDELFKFVNVTPGETHRNSDLAAMLEVIHHFLSQEDEEKRNGLDVKSILQKAFSMFDGGYHVSGLIGSGDAFVMRDAYGIRPSYYYVNDEVIVAASERAAIRTAFNVGENEVLELMPGNALIVKENGEYSIEQILQPKERRACSFERIYFSRGNDEKIYKERTALGYNLSETVLKSIDNDLRNTIFSFIPNTAEIAFYGMLKGLEDYLNKIKIERILSWGKDFDEEKLSEMVNRRIRIDKIAIKDVKMRTFITADTGRNEMVQHVYDITYGTVRPGVDTLVVIDDSIVRGTTLRESIIRMLDRLGPKRIIVVSSAPQIRYPDCYGIDMSKIGDFVAFKAAIELLKDHGKEHILQEAYGLCKELERTNTLHAQNVVRNIYKPFTTEEISAKIAEIITPKNIGAKVDVIYQSIDGLHQACPNNLGDWYFTGNFPTPGGNRVVNKAFMNYMEGKNERGY, encoded by the coding sequence ATGGAGAAACAACATAACCGCGGACAGGACGGAGCAGGTATTGCCACAGTGAAGTTAAACACGGAACCAGGAGTACCTTTCATGCATCGCCTGCGAAGCAGTGCCCCGCAAGCAATAGGAGATATCTTTGCTAAGGTCAGAGACGAAATAGACGAAATCGAGAAGTACCAGCCGGAAATCACCAAATACCCAGGCCTCATGAAAGGCCACATACGTTTCCTGGGAGAACTCTTAATGGGCCACCTCCGCTACGCCACCCAGGGTAAAAACAACGTAGAACTCTGCCACCCCTTCGTACGTCACAATACTATTCCTGCACGCAACCTTGCACTTGCCGGTAACTTCAACCTGGTAAACGTGGATGAACTGTTCAAGTTTGTCAATGTAACCCCGGGTGAAACACACCGCAACAGTGACCTTGCTGCTATGCTGGAAGTAATTCACCACTTCCTGAGCCAGGAAGATGAGGAAAAACGTAACGGACTGGATGTGAAAAGCATTCTCCAGAAAGCATTTTCCATGTTTGACGGAGGCTATCACGTTAGTGGTCTGATAGGTAGTGGAGACGCGTTCGTAATGCGTGATGCGTATGGTATCCGTCCTTCGTACTACTATGTTAACGACGAGGTGATCGTTGCCGCATCTGAACGTGCAGCTATCCGCACCGCCTTTAACGTAGGTGAGAACGAAGTACTGGAACTGATGCCAGGTAACGCCCTGATCGTAAAAGAGAACGGTGAGTATAGTATTGAGCAGATACTCCAGCCTAAGGAACGCAGAGCTTGTAGCTTCGAGCGTATCTATTTCTCCCGTGGTAACGACGAAAAGATCTATAAGGAACGTACCGCTTTAGGTTACAACCTTTCAGAAACAGTGCTGAAAAGCATTGATAACGACCTGCGTAATACCATCTTCTCCTTCATACCTAATACGGCGGAAATCGCCTTCTACGGTATGCTGAAAGGACTGGAAGATTACCTGAACAAGATCAAGATAGAGCGTATCCTGTCATGGGGTAAAGACTTTGATGAAGAAAAATTGTCGGAAATGGTCAACCGCCGGATCCGTATAGACAAGATCGCCATCAAAGATGTGAAAATGCGCACATTCATCACTGCTGATACCGGCCGTAATGAAATGGTACAACACGTGTACGACATCACTTACGGTACTGTACGTCCGGGGGTCGATACCCTGGTAGTGATCGATGACTCTATCGTTCGCGGTACCACCCTGCGTGAAAGTATTATCAGAATGCTTGACCGTCTGGGACCAAAACGCATCATCGTTGTGTCTTCCGCTCCGCAGATCCGTTATCCGGATTGCTACGGTATTGACATGAGTAAAATAGGCGATTTCGTGGCATTTAAGGCGGCCATCGAGCTCCTTAAAGATCACGGCAAGGAACACATTCTTCAGGAAGCTTATGGTCTCTGTAAGGAGCTTGAGCGTACCAATACCCTGCATGCACAGAATGTGGTAAGAAACATCTATAAACCATTCACTACCGAAGAGATCTCTGCGAAGATCGCTGAGATCATCACTCCAAAGAACATCGGTGCTAAAGTAGATGTCATCTACCAGTCCATCGATGGTCTGCACCAGGCTTGTCCTAATAACCTGGGCGACTGGTACTTCACGGGTAACTTCCCGACTCCGGGTGGTAACCGCGTAGTGAATAAGGCTTTCATGAACTACATGGAAGGCAAGAACGAAAGAGGATACTAA
- a CDS encoding SixA phosphatase family protein, with amino-acid sequence MKTLLLIRHAKSSWNDPDVDDFDRPLNKRGKQNAPEMANRLTHRGIVPELLIASPAKRTKTTARIMAKEWSYDKDAILLEDELYLCYASTFLKVITKVDDDIDTVAIFAHNPGITDFANYLTQEIRIDNIPTSGVFAVQANIDSWNNFDSARKSFLFFDYPKQEVV; translated from the coding sequence ATGAAAACATTATTACTGATCCGTCATGCCAAATCAAGCTGGAATGACCCCGATGTAGACGATTTCGACAGACCACTTAACAAGCGTGGCAAACAGAATGCGCCGGAAATGGCCAACAGACTGACCCACAGAGGCATCGTACCCGAACTGCTGATCGCCAGTCCTGCCAAACGCACGAAAACTACTGCACGGATAATGGCGAAAGAATGGTCGTATGATAAAGACGCCATTTTGCTGGAAGACGAATTGTATCTATGCTACGCTTCCACCTTTCTGAAAGTGATCACAAAAGTAGATGACGACATCGACACAGTGGCCATCTTTGCGCACAATCCTGGTATTACGGATTTTGCGAACTATTTAACCCAGGAAATCAGGATTGACAATATTCCCACATCCGGCGTTTTTGCTGTCCAGGCCAATATTGACTCCTGGAACAACTTTGACAGTGCCAGAAAGTCTTTCCTTTTCTTTGATTATCCCAAACAGGAAGTTGTCTGA
- the proC gene encoding pyrroline-5-carboxylate reductase, with protein sequence MSNKKIAIIGGGNLGSAIAQGLLKSGFSMPADLTVTKRNLASLSDLQSLGVQTISDNEAAIRDAEIIVVALKPYNVREVLAQVKHAFDPSRQMLISVITGISIDDLEQIAGAGMPVVRAMPNTAIAIQESMTCICHKNVSAEQAAYVKEMFDQLGVAVLIDEKLMDAATVLGACGIAYALRFIRASIQGGIEIGFDARTANLIAAQTVKGAAQLLIKENRHPEEEIDKVTTPKGCTIAGLNEMEHQGFSSSLIKGITVSYNKIAKD encoded by the coding sequence ATGTCCAACAAGAAAATAGCCATTATTGGCGGGGGAAATCTGGGTAGCGCAATCGCTCAGGGACTGTTAAAGAGCGGGTTTTCAATGCCTGCGGACCTGACGGTGACGAAGCGGAACCTTGCTTCATTGAGTGACCTGCAATCATTAGGAGTACAAACAATTTCTGATAACGAAGCTGCTATCCGCGATGCAGAAATTATCGTGGTAGCATTGAAGCCCTATAATGTCAGAGAAGTGCTGGCACAGGTGAAGCATGCTTTTGACCCTTCCCGTCAGATGTTGATCAGCGTGATTACGGGTATTTCGATCGATGATCTGGAACAGATCGCCGGTGCAGGGATGCCTGTGGTAAGAGCGATGCCGAATACGGCGATTGCGATACAGGAGTCTATGACGTGTATCTGCCACAAGAACGTATCAGCAGAACAGGCAGCTTATGTAAAGGAGATGTTCGATCAGCTGGGAGTAGCTGTACTGATTGACGAAAAACTGATGGATGCAGCGACTGTATTAGGTGCCTGCGGTATTGCCTATGCACTCCGTTTTATCAGGGCCAGCATACAGGGTGGTATTGAAATAGGGTTTGATGCACGCACAGCTAATCTGATCGCGGCACAGACCGTGAAAGGGGCTGCTCAGCTATTGATTAAGGAGAACCGCCATCCGGAAGAAGAAATAGACAAGGTAACCACTCCAAAAGGCTGCACCATTGCGGGCCTCAATGAAATGGAACATCAGGGTTTCAGCTCTTCACTGATCAAGGGGATTACTGTTTCTTACAATAAGATCGCCAAGGATTAA
- a CDS encoding thermonuclease family protein, giving the protein MFQLSLAANPPKKVKGKVVRIMDGDTFELLVNKTTYKIRLNAIDAPEKGQDYYERSKQALSSLIFNTTVTVELLRQDKFQRWVGEVYSADGQYVNGRMISDGYAWHYTVYSESAPLAAAQATAKKQKLGLWSLSKPVAPWEFRAEKRKSKPRRAA; this is encoded by the coding sequence TTGTTTCAACTATCCTTAGCAGCCAATCCTCCGAAAAAAGTAAAAGGGAAGGTCGTTCGCATAATGGATGGTGATACTTTTGAACTGCTTGTGAATAAAACGACCTATAAAATACGTCTGAATGCTATAGATGCACCCGAAAAAGGTCAGGACTACTACGAAAGAAGCAAGCAGGCTCTTTCCAGCCTTATTTTCAATACAACCGTTACAGTAGAACTGTTACGCCAGGATAAGTTCCAGCGTTGGGTAGGAGAGGTATACAGTGCTGACGGGCAGTACGTGAACGGAAGAATGATCTCTGATGGTTATGCCTGGCATTATACCGTTTATTCCGAAAGTGCGCCACTAGCCGCAGCACAGGCAACGGCGAAAAAACAGAAGCTGGGGTTATGGTCACTCAGCAAGCCTGTCGCCCCATGGGAATTCAGGGCAGAAAAGCGGAAAAGCAAACCACGTAGGGCAGCCTAA
- a CDS encoding DEAD/DEAH box helicase has protein sequence MSVNKTNAPLHQLTGQACYMRLLEISDRQSPVEIIRQLRPLLEQLFRYLTREESRSFGNLFARMQFFFDKYTVPAPVQEQLTVLRILTYKAVTGYLKADDELALVCIRTLADAIKYFYEEEIPASLEILCADVKDEILSYTPEHAADLIPQLKCLIIQVGILQKKPGHAPYFMLECRNDDLGQFQLIISESVYPQATLLHTQLRSYDTIHILNCSKSEAPQIYEAVNATQIILEPDLLIDISDLAECFGKQGAHRLLYLVRKLVPQTPGIAAFKGNVVNSLLDNVLRNPQMELRQSFVEAVADHVLQAAAYGKAELNNMFTDIRSVHWPNLLASAAEMHNRPVRIEPTFFSALYGLQGRLDILAEDEHDPLRKEIFELKSGRSPDYGAWKNHEMQVVGYNLLLQSAFGNERRGSSAILYSAAADTPLRNVTTTRQGEYDLLSLRNEVVSQLLRLAGGEYDILDKITEDAAEGLPAFNVVHFTAFHEVYSKADPLLRTYYQQFLSFLLREYLLAKCGMYSAPDREEDAEGFSALWLLSEKEKLERFNIMPGLQFRRFDANSSTVVFNVEIPVNHNFRPGDAAIIYPRSADGLYPLRHQVLKGRIDDLAKDTLTFSLNNRQISDDFFAQQQLWAIEHDIYDSNYWAAATALFHVLEPRLQRKMELLLGQRAPSTVPLDMPVPRMFNSNQQHILQAALEAQDYYLIQGPPGTGKTSALLTALVDVLANTDTQTVVVAFTNRAVEEICRKLEAKGIAHMRLGSRRSEAENRLRQYCMEGDIAGAAQFVLSQRVFVGTVATMATRLQLLQTLGVKTDTLIADEASQLTEPQLLGLLMPFRKFILIGDQNQLPPVVAQDELFCHTQHPLLVNAGIGDLRCTLFERLIRRCKEQQWHYAWGMLNTHFRMHTDIASLINHYYAGQLSAGSDTQSFPYNTGEHPGSDDWAKILSRGRTLFIPSPLEPTSKMNRTEATRVVSLLHYLRNRYGHRFGRDTVGVVTPWRTQISLIREMIGDDEQLQAVNIDTAERFQGAENDIIIISLAIYHPVQLGLLQNLGVFHWEQDRVEVDRKLLVTLSRARHQVIIMGYEPVLRASQHYRGLLNNVISC, from the coding sequence ATGTCAGTGAATAAGACCAATGCACCGCTGCATCAGCTTACAGGGCAAGCCTGTTATATGCGTCTGCTGGAAATTTCAGACAGGCAGTCGCCTGTAGAGATTATACGGCAACTAAGACCATTGCTGGAACAACTATTCCGCTATCTTACCAGGGAAGAATCCCGCAGCTTCGGCAACCTGTTTGCCCGCATGCAGTTCTTCTTTGATAAATATACTGTGCCTGCCCCCGTGCAGGAACAGCTTACCGTACTCAGGATCCTCACTTATAAAGCCGTTACCGGCTACCTGAAAGCCGACGACGAATTAGCCCTTGTCTGCATCCGTACGCTGGCCGATGCCATTAAGTATTTCTATGAAGAAGAGATACCCGCATCACTGGAAATACTGTGTGCTGATGTAAAGGACGAGATCTTATCATACACGCCCGAGCACGCGGCGGACTTAATCCCGCAACTAAAATGCCTGATCATACAGGTTGGTATACTTCAGAAAAAACCAGGACATGCGCCTTACTTCATGCTGGAGTGCCGCAATGATGACCTGGGACAATTTCAACTGATCATTTCAGAAAGCGTATACCCACAGGCTACGCTTTTACATACACAACTGCGTTCCTATGATACTATCCATATACTTAACTGCAGCAAAAGTGAAGCACCGCAGATATATGAGGCAGTCAATGCCACGCAGATCATACTGGAACCTGACCTGCTGATCGATATTAGTGATCTGGCGGAATGCTTCGGCAAACAGGGTGCGCACAGACTACTTTACCTGGTGAGAAAACTGGTGCCACAAACACCTGGTATCGCTGCATTTAAAGGTAATGTGGTCAATTCCCTCCTGGATAATGTACTTCGTAATCCTCAAATGGAACTACGTCAGTCATTTGTAGAAGCGGTTGCTGATCACGTATTACAGGCAGCCGCCTACGGTAAGGCAGAACTCAATAACATGTTTACTGACATCCGCAGCGTTCACTGGCCAAACCTGCTGGCGTCTGCTGCGGAAATGCATAACCGGCCTGTCAGAATAGAGCCGACCTTCTTTTCAGCTCTTTATGGATTGCAGGGACGACTGGATATCCTGGCGGAAGATGAGCATGACCCACTGAGGAAAGAGATCTTCGAGCTGAAAAGTGGCCGTAGTCCTGACTACGGAGCCTGGAAAAACCATGAGATGCAGGTAGTCGGGTATAACCTGCTGTTACAGTCTGCCTTCGGCAACGAAAGACGGGGTAGCTCAGCCATCCTATATTCAGCAGCGGCCGACACACCACTTCGCAACGTGACCACTACAAGACAGGGAGAATATGACCTGCTTTCACTGAGAAATGAAGTTGTCTCTCAGCTACTCAGACTTGCGGGAGGAGAATATGATATACTGGACAAGATCACAGAAGACGCAGCAGAAGGATTACCAGCTTTCAATGTAGTACACTTCACTGCTTTTCATGAAGTATACAGCAAGGCAGACCCGCTGTTAAGAACCTACTACCAGCAATTTCTTTCCTTTTTGCTGCGGGAATATCTACTGGCAAAATGTGGTATGTACTCTGCACCCGACCGGGAAGAAGACGCCGAAGGGTTTTCGGCCCTTTGGCTGTTATCAGAAAAGGAGAAACTGGAGCGATTCAATATCATGCCCGGGCTGCAGTTCCGGCGTTTTGATGCGAACAGCAGTACAGTTGTATTTAACGTCGAGATCCCTGTCAACCACAATTTCCGGCCGGGGGATGCCGCTATTATCTATCCCCGTTCAGCGGATGGCCTGTACCCCCTGCGGCACCAGGTATTGAAAGGCAGGATAGATGATCTCGCAAAAGATACGCTTACGTTCTCTTTGAATAACCGGCAGATCTCAGACGACTTCTTCGCGCAGCAACAACTGTGGGCAATAGAGCATGATATCTATGATTCCAATTACTGGGCAGCGGCCACTGCACTGTTCCATGTACTGGAACCCCGTCTTCAACGGAAGATGGAATTGCTGCTGGGACAGCGCGCGCCCAGTACTGTACCACTGGACATGCCAGTACCCAGGATGTTCAACAGCAACCAGCAACATATCCTGCAGGCGGCGCTGGAAGCACAGGATTATTATCTTATACAGGGGCCTCCCGGGACGGGAAAAACCTCCGCACTGCTGACTGCACTGGTCGATGTACTGGCCAATACTGATACCCAAACAGTGGTCGTTGCCTTTACCAACAGGGCAGTGGAAGAGATCTGCCGTAAACTGGAAGCCAAAGGCATTGCTCACATGCGACTCGGAAGCCGGCGATCAGAAGCAGAGAATCGCCTGCGGCAGTATTGTATGGAAGGAGATATTGCCGGTGCGGCGCAATTCGTATTGAGTCAGCGGGTATTCGTAGGCACAGTAGCGACTATGGCTACCCGTCTTCAGTTGTTGCAAACGCTGGGCGTCAAAACAGATACACTCATTGCAGATGAGGCATCACAGCTAACCGAACCACAGTTACTGGGGCTGTTAATGCCATTCCGGAAGTTTATATTGATCGGTGATCAAAACCAGCTACCGCCAGTGGTCGCACAGGATGAGCTATTTTGTCATACACAGCATCCGTTACTTGTCAATGCCGGCATCGGAGACCTGCGGTGTACGCTCTTTGAACGGCTTATCAGACGCTGTAAGGAGCAACAATGGCACTACGCCTGGGGCATGTTGAACACCCATTTCCGCATGCATACTGACATTGCCTCCCTGATTAATCATTACTATGCGGGGCAGTTATCAGCAGGAAGCGATACGCAGTCCTTCCCTTATAACACAGGCGAGCATCCGGGGTCGGACGACTGGGCAAAAATACTCTCCAGGGGGCGCACACTATTTATTCCCAGTCCGCTGGAACCAACATCCAAAATGAACCGTACGGAGGCCACCCGGGTTGTATCACTGCTGCACTACCTGCGTAACCGGTATGGACATCGTTTCGGCAGGGATACCGTGGGGGTAGTAACGCCATGGCGTACACAGATCAGCCTTATACGGGAAATGATCGGAGATGATGAACAGTTACAGGCTGTCAATATTGACACGGCTGAACGATTTCAGGGAGCGGAAAATGATATCATTATCATTTCGCTGGCTATTTATCATCCCGTACAACTGGGGTTACTGCAGAACCTTGGCGTATTCCACTGGGAGCAGGATAGGGTAGAGGTAGACAGAAAGCTCCTGGTAACATTATCCAGGGCAAGGCATCAGGTGATCATTATGGGGTATGAGCCGGTGTTGAGGGCCAGTCAGCATTACCGGGGCTTATTGAATAACGTCATCAGTTGCTAA
- a CDS encoding helix-turn-helix domain-containing protein: MATIKNLKNEVWKDLQIKNKSALRKKYAVSNMGRVISYYEDISDGKLLSGSTVEGYTVLNVKPADSYQSLYLHREVAKLFNKKPGRTYKFVIHMDYDKKNNKATNLQWATKEEMEAHQQFSPAKLAYKERQRNRVKGLKLNITKVKSIKRLLAKPGRKTMKQIAEQFDISEMQLYRIKSGENWSHVTLD; encoded by the coding sequence ATGGCCACGATTAAAAATCTGAAAAATGAAGTCTGGAAAGACTTGCAGATTAAAAATAAATCTGCCCTGCGTAAAAAGTATGCAGTCTCTAACATGGGAAGAGTGATCAGCTATTACGAAGATATTTCCGACGGGAAATTGTTGTCCGGCTCGACAGTAGAAGGGTATACTGTCCTTAACGTAAAGCCGGCAGACAGTTACCAGTCACTTTATCTTCACCGGGAAGTAGCCAAGTTATTTAATAAGAAGCCGGGACGTACTTACAAGTTCGTTATCCACATGGATTACGACAAAAAGAACAACAAAGCCACCAACCTTCAATGGGCCACCAAAGAAGAAATGGAAGCTCATCAGCAGTTCAGTCCTGCGAAACTGGCCTACAAAGAAAGGCAACGTAACAGGGTTAAAGGCCTGAAGCTGAACATAACCAAAGTGAAAAGTATTAAACGCCTGTTGGCTAAACCCGGCAGGAAAACCATGAAGCAGATCGCTGAACAGTTTGATATCAGCGAAATGCAGCTCTACCGCATAAAAAGCGGTGAGAACTGGAGCCATGTAACATTGGATTAA
- the dusB gene encoding tRNA dihydrouridine synthase DusB, with the protein MVKIGNITLGNFPLLLAPMEDVSDPPFRAVCKENGADLMYSEFISSEGLIRDAIKSRKKLDIFDYERPVGIQIFGGDEEPMAMAAQIVEAANPDLLDINYGCPVKKVVCKGAGSGILKDIPKMVKLTAAVVKATKLPVTVKTRLGWDDDTKNIEEVAERLQDVGIQALTIHGRTRTQMYKGNADWTLIGKVKNNPRIHIPIFGNGDICTPEQAIAAREKYGVDGIMIGRAAIGYPWIFNEIKHFMKTGEHLPPPSVLERVNVCKKHLQHSVQWKGDIVGILEMRRHYTNYLKGLPHIKEFRQQLVTCSTLAAVEEVLDSIALHYKDHIVERTSPLTDQNLLPAKNEVADCNVYG; encoded by the coding sequence ATGGTAAAGATTGGAAATATAACATTAGGCAATTTTCCGCTATTGCTTGCTCCTATGGAGGATGTTAGTGACCCGCCATTTCGTGCGGTATGTAAAGAGAATGGTGCGGACCTGATGTATTCTGAGTTTATCTCTTCGGAGGGACTTATACGTGATGCGATTAAGAGCCGGAAGAAGCTCGACATCTTTGATTACGAACGCCCTGTGGGCATTCAGATATTCGGAGGGGACGAAGAACCAATGGCCATGGCCGCCCAGATCGTAGAGGCCGCAAACCCTGACCTGCTGGATATCAACTACGGTTGTCCGGTGAAAAAGGTGGTTTGTAAAGGCGCCGGTTCCGGTATCCTGAAAGATATTCCCAAAATGGTTAAACTGACAGCCGCCGTAGTGAAAGCGACTAAACTGCCAGTAACTGTAAAGACCCGCCTCGGCTGGGACGATGACACCAAAAACATTGAAGAAGTAGCCGAACGTCTGCAGGATGTCGGAATACAGGCCCTGACCATTCATGGCCGTACCCGCACCCAGATGTATAAAGGCAACGCCGACTGGACCCTCATCGGGAAGGTGAAGAATAATCCACGCATACACATACCTATATTCGGTAACGGGGACATATGTACCCCTGAACAGGCCATTGCTGCCCGCGAGAAATACGGGGTGGATGGTATTATGATAGGACGTGCCGCGATCGGGTATCCATGGATATTCAATGAAATTAAGCATTTTATGAAAACAGGTGAACATTTGCCGCCCCCATCTGTTCTTGAACGGGTGAACGTCTGTAAAAAACATCTGCAACATTCAGTGCAGTGGAAGGGTGACATCGTGGGAATACTGGAAATGAGAAGGCACTATACCAATTACCTGAAGGGTTTACCTCATATAAAAGAATTCAGGCAACAATTAGTAACTTGCAGTACATTGGCAGCCGTAGAAGAAGTGTTGGATTCGATAGCATTGCATTACAAAGATCACATAGTAGAAAGGACATCCCCCCTTACTGACCAGAACCTACTGCCAGCAAAAAATGAAGTAGCAGATTGTAACGTTTACGGATAA
- a CDS encoding CPBP family intramembrane glutamic endopeptidase, whose protein sequence is MTGRLKQSSPALQFAAFMLAFLICALLYFIFLAAIFPLISGQSLLTIQRELTWATSNSQPVSPKVLGYLKLTQFLYTLVVYLFPPVIFAWLSFERPGNWLRIDRKPRYLPVILALLIMLMALPFVSYTGDWNHTWPFSPALREAEKQTEALTRTMLIMPDISSWLINLVMIAIIPAIAEEFFFRGVVQQLFIKMMPKVPWLAIVITAICFSAIHMQWMDFIPRVLLGFLLGAIFYLSGNLWLSIVGHFLNNGLQVTMVYLYQIKVIKTDPMEAGATDWYLAAGSLALTIGAVWILYKRTSASDRIYTSRKDDFSDNVESIGK, encoded by the coding sequence ATGACAGGCCGATTGAAGCAATCTTCGCCCGCCTTACAGTTTGCGGCATTTATGCTGGCATTCCTGATTTGTGCATTGCTGTATTTTATTTTTCTGGCAGCCATATTTCCGCTGATAAGTGGCCAGTCCCTGCTTACAATCCAGAGAGAGCTGACATGGGCTACAAGTAACTCCCAGCCAGTATCCCCTAAAGTTCTCGGCTATCTGAAATTAACGCAATTTCTATACACTTTGGTAGTTTATTTATTCCCCCCCGTAATTTTCGCATGGCTGAGTTTTGAGCGCCCCGGTAACTGGCTGCGTATAGACCGCAAACCCCGCTACCTGCCTGTTATATTAGCGCTTTTAATCATGCTGATGGCTTTGCCATTTGTTAGCTATACCGGAGACTGGAACCATACATGGCCATTTTCACCAGCACTGAGAGAAGCAGAAAAACAGACCGAAGCGCTTACACGTACTATGCTCATCATGCCCGATATTTCCAGTTGGCTCATTAATCTGGTCATGATAGCCATCATTCCGGCCATAGCAGAAGAATTCTTCTTCCGGGGAGTGGTGCAGCAGCTCTTTATTAAAATGATGCCCAAAGTACCCTGGCTGGCCATCGTAATCACAGCTATCTGCTTCAGTGCCATTCACATGCAATGGATGGACTTTATTCCCCGTGTGCTACTCGGATTTCTTCTCGGTGCCATCTTTTACCTGAGCGGTAATTTATGGCTATCTATAGTTGGTCACTTTCTTAATAACGGTCTACAGGTCACGATGGTTTACCTTTACCAGATAAAAGTGATTAAAACCGATCCTATGGAAGCCGGGGCCACCGATTGGTACCTGGCGGCCGGCAGTCTGGCCCTGACAATAGGAGCTGTCTGGATATTATATAAGCGTACATCCGCCAGTGACAGGATTTATACATCACGTAAAGACGACTTTTCAGACAATGTTGAATCAATAGGCAAGTAA